A stretch of Lactuca sativa cultivar Salinas chromosome 6, Lsat_Salinas_v11, whole genome shotgun sequence DNA encodes these proteins:
- the LOC111890117 gene encoding F-box/kelch-repeat protein At3g06240 — translation MRCLSKSWNVLLSESSFIKSHLHRSIQTNNNDRVLLHFSKLFSFDSKPFTARPYRIPHLELNNFIKLPVKPQSEDSRGKVIGSVNGLICFKYGSNHKPKYNVCQPDPDSYFIYGSDHPYEYIYIWNPSLSSLLTLPPYSMPSHSTQQFFRFGFDPKTDDYIVVKITQRLLISPNTVVFMEWLPVEVYSMRKGSWKLITQRIPSRLRNISDFDDLCVDGHNGHLHWQSYYYRGKNGFKKKTILAYDFGAETFREIPLPDSLTGGNAKDVWIKLGVMAGKLCVMSTVPGVERQLWVMDEYGVAESWVKHRFFPPFRGYIYPYGFTLQNEFLFQVSVSVLGYDHGLYDPVAATTKVIKLGYNVRGKVIDYVDSLVWVSPAEQRERNCCSISQFQF, via the coding sequence ATGAGATGTCTCTCAAAATCTTGGAATGTACTGTTATCTGAATCCTCTTTCATTAAATCCCACCTTCATCGTTCAATTCAAACCAACAACAACGATAGAGTTCTCTTGCACTTCTCCAAGCTATTTTCTTTTGACTCCAAACCATTCACAGCACGCCCCTATCGAATTCCTCATCTGGAACTCAATAATTTCATCAAGCTCCCAGTTAAACCCCAATCTGAAGATAGTCGTGGCAAAGTCATTGGATCTGTTAATGGCTTAATATGCTTTAAATACGGATCAAATCATAAGCCGAAATATAATGTGTGCCAACCAGATCCTGATTCTTACTTTATATATGGATCAGATCATCcttatgaatacatttacatatggAACCCTTCCCTCTCTTCCTTGTTAACTCTCCCACCATATTCTATGCCTTCCCATTCGACCCAACAGTTTTTTCGATTCGGATTTGATCCCAAAACTGATGATTACATAGTTGTTAAGATTACACAACGTCTTTTGATATCACCAAACACAGTTGTCTTTATGGAGTGGCTTCCGGTTGAGGTTTATAGCATGAGAAAGGGTTCCTGGAAGCTCATCACTCAAAGGATTCCATCTCGCCTCAGGAATATTTCCGATTTTGATGATCTCTGTGTAGATGGGCATAACGGCCATCTTCATTGGCAAAGTTACTATTATAGAGGGAAGAATGGTTTTAAAAAAAAGACAATATTGGCATATGATTTCGGAGCAGAGACATTCCGTGAGATTCCTCTTCCGGATTCTTTGACAGGTGGCAATGCGAAGGATGTCTGGATTAAGTTAGGAGTTATGGCGGGAAAGCTTTGTGTCATGTCAACCGTTCCAGGTGTTGAACGTCAGTTGTGGGTGATGGATGAGTATGGGGTGGCTGAGTCATGGGTTAAACATCGTTTTTTTCCTCCTTTTAGGGGTTATATATATCCATACGGATTTACCTTACAAAATGAGTTTCTTTTTCAAGTTAGTGTTTCAGTTTTAGGATATGATCATGGTTTGTATGATCCGGTTGCAGCCACTACTAAAGTTATAAAGCTTGGTTACAATGTAAGAGGTAAAGTTATTGATTATGTGGACAGTCTGGTTTGGGTATCACCTGCCGAGCAGCGAGAGAGGAACTGCTGTAGCATCTCCCAGTTtcaattttga